A single window of Gadus morhua chromosome 22, gadMor3.0, whole genome shotgun sequence DNA harbors:
- the mindy1 gene encoding ubiquitin carboxyl-terminal hydrolase MINDY-1 isoform X3 — MNTLFLRWKAKLPPQTEVITTEDLMAHLGECVLSVTPREKTNAMELNFQQNMSDAMAVLPKLSTGLDVNVGFSGVSHFEYTPECIVFDLLDIPLYHGWLVDPQSPEVLAAVGKLSYNQLVEKIIDYKHSEDSSRVSEGLVAEQFLESTATQLSYHGLCELSSTVQEGQLSVFFRNNHFSTLIKHQGHLYLLVTDQGFLGEEGLVWESLHNVEGDGNFCDADFRLCHPPQRTPQPPLQEQRQIDQDYLVAVSLQQAQGEAPGALSDLELAQRLQQEEYQQQQQQQQLAPQQPPTPPPAAAAAPQAPSQVRGQAAGQQGASSRRRDRESDCVLL, encoded by the exons ATGAACACGCTGTTCCTCCGCTGGAAG GCAAAACTTCCTCCTCAGACGGAAGTTATTACAACAGAGGACCTGATGGCTCAcctag gagagtgtgtgttgtcAGTCACACCGAGAGAGAAGACAAACGCCATGGAGCTCAACTTCCAACAG AACATGAGCGATGCGATGGCCGTGCTGCCCAAGCTGTCCACCGGCCTGGACGTCAACGTGGGCTTCAGCGGCGTCTCCCACTTCGAGTACACCCCCGAGTGCATCGTGTTCGACCTGCTGGACATACCGCTGTACCACGGCTGGCTGGTGGACCCCCAG agcccTGAGGTTCTGGCTGCGGTGGGGAAGCTGAGCTACAACCAGCTGGTGGAGAAAATCATCGACTACAAACACTCTGAGGACAGCAGCAGAGTCAGTGAag GCCTGGTGGCGGAGCAGTTCCTGGAGTCCACGGCCACCCAGCTGTCGTACCACGGCCTCTGTGAGCTCAGCTCCACCGTCCAGGAGGGCCAGCTGTCGGTCTTCTTCAGGAACAACCACTTCAGCACGCTCATCAAACACCAG ggCCACCTGTACCTGCTGGTGACTGACCAGGGcttcctgggggaggaggggctggtgTGGGAGTCGCTCCACAACGTCGAGGGGGACGGCAACTTCTGCGACGCCGACTTCAGGCTCTGCCACCCCCCCCAGaggaccccccagccccccctgcaggaacagagacagatagaccaG GACTACCTGGTGGCGGTGTCCTTGCAGCAGGCCCAGGGCGAGGCCCCCGGGGCCCTCAGCGACCTAGAGCTGGCCCAGCGCCTCCAGCAGGAGGAGtaccagcaacaacaacaacaacaacaactagcACCACAACAACCGCCGACCccgcccccagcagcagccgccgctcCGCAGGCGCCCTCCCAG gtcagaggtcaggcggCCGGGCAGCAGGGagccagcagcaggaggagagaccgAGAGTCGGACTGCGTCCTCTTGTag
- the mindy1 gene encoding ubiquitin carboxyl-terminal hydrolase MINDY-1 isoform X2, which produces METGSHAPPLVGDNQHEDPAHNLTPDKVLKQEVTRLPEVLPVATECPVATVEEDELSVEERQDIGGYLDVKESSPVLTAGVSPEPRPSSVSASVSVPSPELSAGSEAAGKCLDDEALPPALSALALGGAAASAERPCPQGADARPESGTTVPGSSTGGGGAAMPAYYLVKWITWKEKKTPIITQSENGPCPLLAIMNTLFLRWKAKLPPQTEVITTEDLMAHLGECVLSVTPREKTNAMELNFQQNMSDAMAVLPKLSTGLDVNVGFSGVSHFEYTPECIVFDLLDIPLYHGWLVDPQSPEVLAAVGKLSYNQLVEKIIDYKHSEDSSRVSEGLVAEQFLESTATQLSYHGLCELSSTVQEGQLSVFFRNNHFSTLIKHQGHLYLLVTDQGFLGEEGLVWESLHNVEGDGNFCDADFRLCHPPQRTPQPPLQEQRQIDQVRGQAAGQQGASSRRRDRESDCVLL; this is translated from the exons ATGGAAACCGGAAGCCACGCCCCTCCCCTGGTCGGGGACAACCAACATGAAGACCCCGCCCACAACCTCACGCCAGACAAAGTCctgaaacaggaagtgacacgcTTGCCTGAAGTACTTCCTGTGGCCACTGAGTGTCCCGTCGCCACCGTGGAGGAAGATGAGCTCTCTGTTGAGGAGAGGCAGGACATAG GTGGGTACCTGGATGTGAAGGAGAGCTCACCTGTGCTCACAGCAGGCGTGTCTCCGGAGCCGCGCCCCTCCAGCGTCTCGGCCTCCGTCTCCGTCCCCAGCCCGGAGCTGTCGGCGGGGAGCGAGGCCGCAGGAAAGTGCCTGGATGACGAGGCGCTGCCCCCCGCCCTCTCCGccctggccctggggggggcggcggcctccGCTGAGCGGCCCTGTCCACAGGGGGCCGACGCCCGCCCAGAGTCCGGCACCACAG ttcccGGGTCGTCCACAGGGGGCGGCGGCGCGGCCATGCCGGCATACTACCTGGTGAAGTGGATCAcctggaaggagaagaagactCCCATCATCACCCAGAGTGAGAACGGgccctgccccctgctggccatcaTGAACACGCTGTTCCTCCGCTGGAAG GCAAAACTTCCTCCTCAGACGGAAGTTATTACAACAGAGGACCTGATGGCTCAcctag gagagtgtgtgttgtcAGTCACACCGAGAGAGAAGACAAACGCCATGGAGCTCAACTTCCAACAG AACATGAGCGATGCGATGGCCGTGCTGCCCAAGCTGTCCACCGGCCTGGACGTCAACGTGGGCTTCAGCGGCGTCTCCCACTTCGAGTACACCCCCGAGTGCATCGTGTTCGACCTGCTGGACATACCGCTGTACCACGGCTGGCTGGTGGACCCCCAG agcccTGAGGTTCTGGCTGCGGTGGGGAAGCTGAGCTACAACCAGCTGGTGGAGAAAATCATCGACTACAAACACTCTGAGGACAGCAGCAGAGTCAGTGAag GCCTGGTGGCGGAGCAGTTCCTGGAGTCCACGGCCACCCAGCTGTCGTACCACGGCCTCTGTGAGCTCAGCTCCACCGTCCAGGAGGGCCAGCTGTCGGTCTTCTTCAGGAACAACCACTTCAGCACGCTCATCAAACACCAG ggCCACCTGTACCTGCTGGTGACTGACCAGGGcttcctgggggaggaggggctggtgTGGGAGTCGCTCCACAACGTCGAGGGGGACGGCAACTTCTGCGACGCCGACTTCAGGCTCTGCCACCCCCCCCAGaggaccccccagccccccctgcaggaacagagacagatagaccaG gtcagaggtcaggcggCCGGGCAGCAGGGagccagcagcaggaggagagaccgAGAGTCGGACTGCGTCCTCTTGTag
- the mindy1 gene encoding ubiquitin carboxyl-terminal hydrolase MINDY-1 isoform X1 translates to METGSHAPPLVGDNQHEDPAHNLTPDKVLKQEVTRLPEVLPVATECPVATVEEDELSVEERQDIGGYLDVKESSPVLTAGVSPEPRPSSVSASVSVPSPELSAGSEAAGKCLDDEALPPALSALALGGAAASAERPCPQGADARPESGTTVPGSSTGGGGAAMPAYYLVKWITWKEKKTPIITQSENGPCPLLAIMNTLFLRWKAKLPPQTEVITTEDLMAHLGECVLSVTPREKTNAMELNFQQNMSDAMAVLPKLSTGLDVNVGFSGVSHFEYTPECIVFDLLDIPLYHGWLVDPQSPEVLAAVGKLSYNQLVEKIIDYKHSEDSSRVSEGLVAEQFLESTATQLSYHGLCELSSTVQEGQLSVFFRNNHFSTLIKHQGHLYLLVTDQGFLGEEGLVWESLHNVEGDGNFCDADFRLCHPPQRTPQPPLQEQRQIDQDYLVAVSLQQAQGEAPGALSDLELAQRLQQEEYQQQQQQQQLAPQQPPTPPPAAAAAPQAPSQVRGQAAGQQGASSRRRDRESDCVLL, encoded by the exons ATGGAAACCGGAAGCCACGCCCCTCCCCTGGTCGGGGACAACCAACATGAAGACCCCGCCCACAACCTCACGCCAGACAAAGTCctgaaacaggaagtgacacgcTTGCCTGAAGTACTTCCTGTGGCCACTGAGTGTCCCGTCGCCACCGTGGAGGAAGATGAGCTCTCTGTTGAGGAGAGGCAGGACATAG GTGGGTACCTGGATGTGAAGGAGAGCTCACCTGTGCTCACAGCAGGCGTGTCTCCGGAGCCGCGCCCCTCCAGCGTCTCGGCCTCCGTCTCCGTCCCCAGCCCGGAGCTGTCGGCGGGGAGCGAGGCCGCAGGAAAGTGCCTGGATGACGAGGCGCTGCCCCCCGCCCTCTCCGccctggccctggggggggcggcggcctccGCTGAGCGGCCCTGTCCACAGGGGGCCGACGCCCGCCCAGAGTCCGGCACCACAG ttcccGGGTCGTCCACAGGGGGCGGCGGCGCGGCCATGCCGGCATACTACCTGGTGAAGTGGATCAcctggaaggagaagaagactCCCATCATCACCCAGAGTGAGAACGGgccctgccccctgctggccatcaTGAACACGCTGTTCCTCCGCTGGAAG GCAAAACTTCCTCCTCAGACGGAAGTTATTACAACAGAGGACCTGATGGCTCAcctag gagagtgtgtgttgtcAGTCACACCGAGAGAGAAGACAAACGCCATGGAGCTCAACTTCCAACAG AACATGAGCGATGCGATGGCCGTGCTGCCCAAGCTGTCCACCGGCCTGGACGTCAACGTGGGCTTCAGCGGCGTCTCCCACTTCGAGTACACCCCCGAGTGCATCGTGTTCGACCTGCTGGACATACCGCTGTACCACGGCTGGCTGGTGGACCCCCAG agcccTGAGGTTCTGGCTGCGGTGGGGAAGCTGAGCTACAACCAGCTGGTGGAGAAAATCATCGACTACAAACACTCTGAGGACAGCAGCAGAGTCAGTGAag GCCTGGTGGCGGAGCAGTTCCTGGAGTCCACGGCCACCCAGCTGTCGTACCACGGCCTCTGTGAGCTCAGCTCCACCGTCCAGGAGGGCCAGCTGTCGGTCTTCTTCAGGAACAACCACTTCAGCACGCTCATCAAACACCAG ggCCACCTGTACCTGCTGGTGACTGACCAGGGcttcctgggggaggaggggctggtgTGGGAGTCGCTCCACAACGTCGAGGGGGACGGCAACTTCTGCGACGCCGACTTCAGGCTCTGCCACCCCCCCCAGaggaccccccagccccccctgcaggaacagagacagatagaccaG GACTACCTGGTGGCGGTGTCCTTGCAGCAGGCCCAGGGCGAGGCCCCCGGGGCCCTCAGCGACCTAGAGCTGGCCCAGCGCCTCCAGCAGGAGGAGtaccagcaacaacaacaacaacaacaactagcACCACAACAACCGCCGACCccgcccccagcagcagccgccgctcCGCAGGCGCCCTCCCAG gtcagaggtcaggcggCCGGGCAGCAGGGagccagcagcaggaggagagaccgAGAGTCGGACTGCGTCCTCTTGTag